The Bos indicus x Bos taurus breed Angus x Brahman F1 hybrid chromosome 11, Bos_hybrid_MaternalHap_v2.0, whole genome shotgun sequence genome includes a region encoding these proteins:
- the NOXA1 gene encoding NADPH oxidase activator 1 isoform X1: MASLGDLLRDWHQGAQAVARGDWDCALRLFSSISEPPARVSFNVGCVHLLAGDPEAALRAFDQAVTKDACLAVGFLQRGVANFQLERFMEALSDFQRTLAQLRDNTAIDYTQLGLRFKLQAWEVLFNMAAVQSQLGLWAEAACSLGDAISKGPEGARNGLDVALGQVQKQVPLQPRQVPRGEVFRPRRRHVEHLEPVDFLGKAKVLASALPTDSHGVAPPQPQALDVRGEARPRAAARSGLCRPTFQEALPVGEAWERGPLPSRARDTAPGRADTPCSPRTPTDTEMEVSSGQARQHDRGTLVTHKSAHGEHAGQQLPSGLLAAGGPSPGSSSEAASTGGAAPGRSESLATVTVQCALTLSLTAPRGADLSSLRALMSQALPPHAQRAQLSYQDPSEDGRWVPLSGEEALQRAWRDAAGPGGLQLQCRGVGGRPVLYQVVAQHVYSAQRPEDLALQPGDTVDVLCEVDQAWLEGHCDGHIGIFPKSFTVPAARRA, encoded by the exons ATGGCCTCGCTCGGGGACCTGCTGCGCGACTGGCACCAGGGCGCGCAGGCCGTGGCGCGCGGGGACTGGGACTGCGCCCTTCGCCTCTTCTCGAGCATCTCGGAGCCGCCCGCCAGGGTGAGCTTCAACGTGGGCTGCGTGCACCTGCTGGCCGGGGACCCGGAGGCCGCGCTGCGG GCATTTGACCAGGCGGTGACCAAGGATGCCTGCTTGGCTGTCGGCTTCCTCCAGCGCGGAGTGGCCAACTTCCAGCTGGAGAG GTTCATGGAGGCCCTGTCCGACTTTCAGCGCACCCTGGCCCAGCTGAGGGACAACACCGCCATCGACTACACCCAGCTGGGCCTGCGGTTCAAGCTGCAAGCCTGGGAG gtGCTGTTCAACATGGCTGCGGTGCAGAGCCAGCTGGGGCTCTGGGCAGAGGCTGCCTGCAGCCTGGGGGACGCCATCTCCAAGGGGCCGGAAGGGGCCCGCAACGGCCTGGACGTCGCCCTGGGCCAAGTGCAG AAGCAGGTCCCCCTGCAGCCTCGGCAGGTCCCCAGGGGTGAGGTCTTCCGGCCCCGTAGGCGGCACGTGGagcacctggagcctgtggaTTTCCTGGGCAAGGCCAAG GTGCTGGCCTCCGCCCTCCCCACCGACTCCCACGGGGTCGCCCCGCCGCAGCCACAG GCTCTGGACGTGCGTGGTGAAGCCAGGCCTCGGGCTGCTGCACG CTCGGGGCTCTGCAGGCCCACCTTTCAGGAGGCCTTGCCCGTGGGTGAGGCCTGGGAACGAgggcccctcccctccagggcccGTGACACTGCCCCCGGCAGAGCTGACACCCCCTGCAGCCCCAGGACACCTACTGACACGGAGATGGAGGTCAGCTCCGGCCAGGCTAGGCAGCACGACCGTGGCACGCTGGTCACCCACAAG AGTGCCCACGGGGAACACGCTGGCCAGCAGCTTCCTTCAG GGCTGCTGGCAGCCGGGGGGCCCAGCCCTGGCTCCTCCTCCGAGGCCGCCAGCACAGGG GGAGCGGCTCCGGGGCGCTCTGAGTCCTTGGCGACCGTCACCGTGCAGTGTGCCCTCACCCTGAGCCTGACGGCCCCGAGAGGAGCTGACCTGTCCAGTCTGCGGGCCCTGATGAGCCAGGCCCTGCCCCCCCACGCCCAGCGTGCCCAGCTCAG TTACCAAGACCCCAGCGAGGATGGGCGCTGGGTGCCCCTCTCTGGGGAGGAGGCACTGCAGAGAGCCTGGCGGGACGCGGCCGGCCCTGGGGGTCTGCAGCTGCAGTGCCGG GGAGTGGGCGGCCGGCCGGTCCTCTACCAGGTGGTGGCCCAGCACGTCTATTCTGCCCAGAGGCCCGAGGATCTGGCCTTGCAGCCAGGAGACACCGTGGATGTCCTGTGTGAAG TGGACCAGGCGTGGCTGGAGGGCCACTGTGACGGCCACATTGGCATCTTCCCCAAGAGTTTCACTGTCCCAGCTGCGCGGCGCGCCTGA
- the NOXA1 gene encoding NADPH oxidase activator 1 isoform X14 has protein sequence MASLGDLLRDWHQGAQAVARGDWDCALRLFSSISEPPARVSFNVGCVHLLAGDPEAALRAFDQAVTKDACLAVGFLQRGVANFQLERFMEALSDFQRTLAQLRDNTAIDYTQLGLRFKLQAWEVLFNMAAVQSQLGLWAEAACSLGDAISKGPEGARNGLDVALGQVQKQVPLQPRQVPRGEVFRPRRRHVEHLEPVDFLGKAKVLASALPTDSHGVAPPQPQALDVRGEARPRAAARVPTGNTLASSFLQGCWQPGGPALAPPPRPPAQGYQDPSEDGRWVPLSGEEALQRAWRDAAGPGGLQLQCRGVGGRPVLYQVVAQHVYSAQRPEDLALQPGDTVDVLCEVDQAWLEGHCDGHIGIFPKSFTVPAARRA, from the exons ATGGCCTCGCTCGGGGACCTGCTGCGCGACTGGCACCAGGGCGCGCAGGCCGTGGCGCGCGGGGACTGGGACTGCGCCCTTCGCCTCTTCTCGAGCATCTCGGAGCCGCCCGCCAGGGTGAGCTTCAACGTGGGCTGCGTGCACCTGCTGGCCGGGGACCCGGAGGCCGCGCTGCGG GCATTTGACCAGGCGGTGACCAAGGATGCCTGCTTGGCTGTCGGCTTCCTCCAGCGCGGAGTGGCCAACTTCCAGCTGGAGAG GTTCATGGAGGCCCTGTCCGACTTTCAGCGCACCCTGGCCCAGCTGAGGGACAACACCGCCATCGACTACACCCAGCTGGGCCTGCGGTTCAAGCTGCAAGCCTGGGAG gtGCTGTTCAACATGGCTGCGGTGCAGAGCCAGCTGGGGCTCTGGGCAGAGGCTGCCTGCAGCCTGGGGGACGCCATCTCCAAGGGGCCGGAAGGGGCCCGCAACGGCCTGGACGTCGCCCTGGGCCAAGTGCAG AAGCAGGTCCCCCTGCAGCCTCGGCAGGTCCCCAGGGGTGAGGTCTTCCGGCCCCGTAGGCGGCACGTGGagcacctggagcctgtggaTTTCCTGGGCAAGGCCAAG GTGCTGGCCTCCGCCCTCCCCACCGACTCCCACGGGGTCGCCCCGCCGCAGCCACAG GCTCTGGACGTGCGTGGTGAAGCCAGGCCTCGGGCTGCTGCACG AGTGCCCACGGGGAACACGCTGGCCAGCAGCTTCCTTCAG GGCTGCTGGCAGCCGGGGGGCCCAGCCCTGGCTCCTCCTCCGAGGCCGCCAGCACAGGG TTACCAAGACCCCAGCGAGGATGGGCGCTGGGTGCCCCTCTCTGGGGAGGAGGCACTGCAGAGAGCCTGGCGGGACGCGGCCGGCCCTGGGGGTCTGCAGCTGCAGTGCCGG GGAGTGGGCGGCCGGCCGGTCCTCTACCAGGTGGTGGCCCAGCACGTCTATTCTGCCCAGAGGCCCGAGGATCTGGCCTTGCAGCCAGGAGACACCGTGGATGTCCTGTGTGAAG TGGACCAGGCGTGGCTGGAGGGCCACTGTGACGGCCACATTGGCATCTTCCCCAAGAGTTTCACTGTCCCAGCTGCGCGGCGCGCCTGA
- the NOXA1 gene encoding NADPH oxidase activator 1 isoform X8, which produces MASLGDLLRDWHQGAQAVARGDWDCALRLFSSISEPPARVSFNVGCVHLLAGDPEAALRAFDQAVTKDACLAVGFLQRGVANFQLERFMEALSDFQRTLAQLRDNTAIDYTQLGLRFKLQAWEVLFNMAAVQSQLGLWAEAACSLGDAISKGPEGARNGLDVALGQVQKQVPLQPRQVPRGEVFRPRRRHVEHLEPVDFLGKAKVLASALPTDSHGVAPPQPQALDVRGEARPRAAARARDTAPGRADTPCSPRTPTDTEMEVSSGQARQHDRGTLVTHKSAHGEHAGQQLPSGLLAAGGPSPGSSSEAASTGGAAPGRSESLATVTVQCALTLSLTAPRGADLSSLRALMSQALPPHAQRAQLSYQDPSEDGRWVPLSGEEALQRAWRDAAGPGGLQLQCRGVGGRPVLYQVVAQHVYSAQRPEDLALQPGDTVDVLCEVDQAWLEGHCDGHIGIFPKSFTVPAARRA; this is translated from the exons ATGGCCTCGCTCGGGGACCTGCTGCGCGACTGGCACCAGGGCGCGCAGGCCGTGGCGCGCGGGGACTGGGACTGCGCCCTTCGCCTCTTCTCGAGCATCTCGGAGCCGCCCGCCAGGGTGAGCTTCAACGTGGGCTGCGTGCACCTGCTGGCCGGGGACCCGGAGGCCGCGCTGCGG GCATTTGACCAGGCGGTGACCAAGGATGCCTGCTTGGCTGTCGGCTTCCTCCAGCGCGGAGTGGCCAACTTCCAGCTGGAGAG GTTCATGGAGGCCCTGTCCGACTTTCAGCGCACCCTGGCCCAGCTGAGGGACAACACCGCCATCGACTACACCCAGCTGGGCCTGCGGTTCAAGCTGCAAGCCTGGGAG gtGCTGTTCAACATGGCTGCGGTGCAGAGCCAGCTGGGGCTCTGGGCAGAGGCTGCCTGCAGCCTGGGGGACGCCATCTCCAAGGGGCCGGAAGGGGCCCGCAACGGCCTGGACGTCGCCCTGGGCCAAGTGCAG AAGCAGGTCCCCCTGCAGCCTCGGCAGGTCCCCAGGGGTGAGGTCTTCCGGCCCCGTAGGCGGCACGTGGagcacctggagcctgtggaTTTCCTGGGCAAGGCCAAG GTGCTGGCCTCCGCCCTCCCCACCGACTCCCACGGGGTCGCCCCGCCGCAGCCACAG GCTCTGGACGTGCGTGGTGAAGCCAGGCCTCGGGCTGCTGCACG ggcccGTGACACTGCCCCCGGCAGAGCTGACACCCCCTGCAGCCCCAGGACACCTACTGACACGGAGATGGAGGTCAGCTCCGGCCAGGCTAGGCAGCACGACCGTGGCACGCTGGTCACCCACAAG AGTGCCCACGGGGAACACGCTGGCCAGCAGCTTCCTTCAG GGCTGCTGGCAGCCGGGGGGCCCAGCCCTGGCTCCTCCTCCGAGGCCGCCAGCACAGGG GGAGCGGCTCCGGGGCGCTCTGAGTCCTTGGCGACCGTCACCGTGCAGTGTGCCCTCACCCTGAGCCTGACGGCCCCGAGAGGAGCTGACCTGTCCAGTCTGCGGGCCCTGATGAGCCAGGCCCTGCCCCCCCACGCCCAGCGTGCCCAGCTCAG TTACCAAGACCCCAGCGAGGATGGGCGCTGGGTGCCCCTCTCTGGGGAGGAGGCACTGCAGAGAGCCTGGCGGGACGCGGCCGGCCCTGGGGGTCTGCAGCTGCAGTGCCGG GGAGTGGGCGGCCGGCCGGTCCTCTACCAGGTGGTGGCCCAGCACGTCTATTCTGCCCAGAGGCCCGAGGATCTGGCCTTGCAGCCAGGAGACACCGTGGATGTCCTGTGTGAAG TGGACCAGGCGTGGCTGGAGGGCCACTGTGACGGCCACATTGGCATCTTCCCCAAGAGTTTCACTGTCCCAGCTGCGCGGCGCGCCTGA
- the NOXA1 gene encoding NADPH oxidase activator 1 isoform X9, translating into MASLGDLLRDWHQGAQAVARGDWDCALRLFSSISEPPARVSFNVGCVHLLAGDPEAALRAFDQAVTKDACLAVGFLQRGVANFQLERFMEALSDFQRTLAQLRDNTAIDYTQLGLRFKLQAWEVLFNMAAVQSQLGLWAEAACSLGDAISKGPEGARNGLDVALGQVQKQVPLQPRQVPRGEVFRPRRRHVEHLEPVDFLGKAKVLASALPTDSHGVAPPQPQALDVRGEARPRAAARPRTPTDTEMEVSSGQARQHDRGTLVTHKSAHGEHAGQQLPSGLLAAGGPSPGSSSEAASTGGAAPGRSESLATVTVQCALTLSLTAPRGADLSSLRALMSQALPPHAQRAQLSYQDPSEDGRWVPLSGEEALQRAWRDAAGPGGLQLQCRGVGGRPVLYQVVAQHVYSAQRPEDLALQPGDTVDVLCEVDQAWLEGHCDGHIGIFPKSFTVPAARRA; encoded by the exons ATGGCCTCGCTCGGGGACCTGCTGCGCGACTGGCACCAGGGCGCGCAGGCCGTGGCGCGCGGGGACTGGGACTGCGCCCTTCGCCTCTTCTCGAGCATCTCGGAGCCGCCCGCCAGGGTGAGCTTCAACGTGGGCTGCGTGCACCTGCTGGCCGGGGACCCGGAGGCCGCGCTGCGG GCATTTGACCAGGCGGTGACCAAGGATGCCTGCTTGGCTGTCGGCTTCCTCCAGCGCGGAGTGGCCAACTTCCAGCTGGAGAG GTTCATGGAGGCCCTGTCCGACTTTCAGCGCACCCTGGCCCAGCTGAGGGACAACACCGCCATCGACTACACCCAGCTGGGCCTGCGGTTCAAGCTGCAAGCCTGGGAG gtGCTGTTCAACATGGCTGCGGTGCAGAGCCAGCTGGGGCTCTGGGCAGAGGCTGCCTGCAGCCTGGGGGACGCCATCTCCAAGGGGCCGGAAGGGGCCCGCAACGGCCTGGACGTCGCCCTGGGCCAAGTGCAG AAGCAGGTCCCCCTGCAGCCTCGGCAGGTCCCCAGGGGTGAGGTCTTCCGGCCCCGTAGGCGGCACGTGGagcacctggagcctgtggaTTTCCTGGGCAAGGCCAAG GTGCTGGCCTCCGCCCTCCCCACCGACTCCCACGGGGTCGCCCCGCCGCAGCCACAG GCTCTGGACGTGCGTGGTGAAGCCAGGCCTCGGGCTGCTGCACG CCCCAGGACACCTACTGACACGGAGATGGAGGTCAGCTCCGGCCAGGCTAGGCAGCACGACCGTGGCACGCTGGTCACCCACAAG AGTGCCCACGGGGAACACGCTGGCCAGCAGCTTCCTTCAG GGCTGCTGGCAGCCGGGGGGCCCAGCCCTGGCTCCTCCTCCGAGGCCGCCAGCACAGGG GGAGCGGCTCCGGGGCGCTCTGAGTCCTTGGCGACCGTCACCGTGCAGTGTGCCCTCACCCTGAGCCTGACGGCCCCGAGAGGAGCTGACCTGTCCAGTCTGCGGGCCCTGATGAGCCAGGCCCTGCCCCCCCACGCCCAGCGTGCCCAGCTCAG TTACCAAGACCCCAGCGAGGATGGGCGCTGGGTGCCCCTCTCTGGGGAGGAGGCACTGCAGAGAGCCTGGCGGGACGCGGCCGGCCCTGGGGGTCTGCAGCTGCAGTGCCGG GGAGTGGGCGGCCGGCCGGTCCTCTACCAGGTGGTGGCCCAGCACGTCTATTCTGCCCAGAGGCCCGAGGATCTGGCCTTGCAGCCAGGAGACACCGTGGATGTCCTGTGTGAAG TGGACCAGGCGTGGCTGGAGGGCCACTGTGACGGCCACATTGGCATCTTCCCCAAGAGTTTCACTGTCCCAGCTGCGCGGCGCGCCTGA
- the NOXA1 gene encoding NADPH oxidase activator 1 isoform X6, with translation MASLGDLLRDWHQGAQAVARGDWDCALRLFSSISEPPARAFDQAVTKDACLAVGFLQRGVANFQLERFMEALSDFQRTLAQLRDNTAIDYTQLGLRFKLQAWEVLFNMAAVQSQLGLWAEAACSLGDAISKGPEGARNGLDVALGQVQKQVPLQPRQVPRGEVFRPRRRHVEHLEPVDFLGKAKVLASALPTDSHGVAPPQPQALDVRGEARPRAAARSGLCRPTFQEALPVGEAWERGPLPSRARDTAPGRADTPCSPRTPTDTEMEVSSGQARQHDRGTLVTHKSAHGEHAGQQLPSGLLAAGGPSPGSSSEAASTGGAAPGRSESLATVTVQCALTLSLTAPRGADLSSLRALMSQALPPHAQRAQLSYQDPSEDGRWVPLSGEEALQRAWRDAAGPGGLQLQCRGVGGRPVLYQVVAQHVYSAQRPEDLALQPGDTVDVLCEVDQAWLEGHCDGHIGIFPKSFTVPAARRA, from the exons ATGGCCTCGCTCGGGGACCTGCTGCGCGACTGGCACCAGGGCGCGCAGGCCGTGGCGCGCGGGGACTGGGACTGCGCCCTTCGCCTCTTCTCGAGCATCTCGGAGCCGCCCGCCAGG GCATTTGACCAGGCGGTGACCAAGGATGCCTGCTTGGCTGTCGGCTTCCTCCAGCGCGGAGTGGCCAACTTCCAGCTGGAGAG GTTCATGGAGGCCCTGTCCGACTTTCAGCGCACCCTGGCCCAGCTGAGGGACAACACCGCCATCGACTACACCCAGCTGGGCCTGCGGTTCAAGCTGCAAGCCTGGGAG gtGCTGTTCAACATGGCTGCGGTGCAGAGCCAGCTGGGGCTCTGGGCAGAGGCTGCCTGCAGCCTGGGGGACGCCATCTCCAAGGGGCCGGAAGGGGCCCGCAACGGCCTGGACGTCGCCCTGGGCCAAGTGCAG AAGCAGGTCCCCCTGCAGCCTCGGCAGGTCCCCAGGGGTGAGGTCTTCCGGCCCCGTAGGCGGCACGTGGagcacctggagcctgtggaTTTCCTGGGCAAGGCCAAG GTGCTGGCCTCCGCCCTCCCCACCGACTCCCACGGGGTCGCCCCGCCGCAGCCACAG GCTCTGGACGTGCGTGGTGAAGCCAGGCCTCGGGCTGCTGCACG CTCGGGGCTCTGCAGGCCCACCTTTCAGGAGGCCTTGCCCGTGGGTGAGGCCTGGGAACGAgggcccctcccctccagggcccGTGACACTGCCCCCGGCAGAGCTGACACCCCCTGCAGCCCCAGGACACCTACTGACACGGAGATGGAGGTCAGCTCCGGCCAGGCTAGGCAGCACGACCGTGGCACGCTGGTCACCCACAAG AGTGCCCACGGGGAACACGCTGGCCAGCAGCTTCCTTCAG GGCTGCTGGCAGCCGGGGGGCCCAGCCCTGGCTCCTCCTCCGAGGCCGCCAGCACAGGG GGAGCGGCTCCGGGGCGCTCTGAGTCCTTGGCGACCGTCACCGTGCAGTGTGCCCTCACCCTGAGCCTGACGGCCCCGAGAGGAGCTGACCTGTCCAGTCTGCGGGCCCTGATGAGCCAGGCCCTGCCCCCCCACGCCCAGCGTGCCCAGCTCAG TTACCAAGACCCCAGCGAGGATGGGCGCTGGGTGCCCCTCTCTGGGGAGGAGGCACTGCAGAGAGCCTGGCGGGACGCGGCCGGCCCTGGGGGTCTGCAGCTGCAGTGCCGG GGAGTGGGCGGCCGGCCGGTCCTCTACCAGGTGGTGGCCCAGCACGTCTATTCTGCCCAGAGGCCCGAGGATCTGGCCTTGCAGCCAGGAGACACCGTGGATGTCCTGTGTGAAG TGGACCAGGCGTGGCTGGAGGGCCACTGTGACGGCCACATTGGCATCTTCCCCAAGAGTTTCACTGTCCCAGCTGCGCGGCGCGCCTGA
- the NOXA1 gene encoding NADPH oxidase activator 1 isoform X11: MGLQARAVHRHFCPQAFDQAVTKDACLAVGFLQRGVANFQLERFMEALSDFQRTLAQLRDNTAIDYTQLGLRFKLQAWEVLFNMAAVQSQLGLWAEAACSLGDAISKGPEGARNGLDVALGQVQKQVPLQPRQVPRGEVFRPRRRHVEHLEPVDFLGKAKVLASALPTDSHGVAPPQPQALDVRGEARPRAAARSGLCRPTFQEALPVGEAWERGPLPSRARDTAPGRADTPCSPRTPTDTEMEVSSGQARQHDRGTLVTHKSAHGEHAGQQLPSGLLAAGGPSPGSSSEAASTGGAAPGRSESLATVTVQCALTLSLTAPRGADLSSLRALMSQALPPHAQRAQLSYQDPSEDGRWVPLSGEEALQRAWRDAAGPGGLQLQCRGVGGRPVLYQVVAQHVYSAQRPEDLALQPGDTVDVLCEVDQAWLEGHCDGHIGIFPKSFTVPAARRA, encoded by the exons ATGGGATTACAGGCCCGAGCAGTCCACAGACATTTCTGTCCGCAGGCATTTGACCAGGCGGTGACCAAGGATGCCTGCTTGGCTGTCGGCTTCCTCCAGCGCGGAGTGGCCAACTTCCAGCTGGAGAG GTTCATGGAGGCCCTGTCCGACTTTCAGCGCACCCTGGCCCAGCTGAGGGACAACACCGCCATCGACTACACCCAGCTGGGCCTGCGGTTCAAGCTGCAAGCCTGGGAG gtGCTGTTCAACATGGCTGCGGTGCAGAGCCAGCTGGGGCTCTGGGCAGAGGCTGCCTGCAGCCTGGGGGACGCCATCTCCAAGGGGCCGGAAGGGGCCCGCAACGGCCTGGACGTCGCCCTGGGCCAAGTGCAG AAGCAGGTCCCCCTGCAGCCTCGGCAGGTCCCCAGGGGTGAGGTCTTCCGGCCCCGTAGGCGGCACGTGGagcacctggagcctgtggaTTTCCTGGGCAAGGCCAAG GTGCTGGCCTCCGCCCTCCCCACCGACTCCCACGGGGTCGCCCCGCCGCAGCCACAG GCTCTGGACGTGCGTGGTGAAGCCAGGCCTCGGGCTGCTGCACG CTCGGGGCTCTGCAGGCCCACCTTTCAGGAGGCCTTGCCCGTGGGTGAGGCCTGGGAACGAgggcccctcccctccagggcccGTGACACTGCCCCCGGCAGAGCTGACACCCCCTGCAGCCCCAGGACACCTACTGACACGGAGATGGAGGTCAGCTCCGGCCAGGCTAGGCAGCACGACCGTGGCACGCTGGTCACCCACAAG AGTGCCCACGGGGAACACGCTGGCCAGCAGCTTCCTTCAG GGCTGCTGGCAGCCGGGGGGCCCAGCCCTGGCTCCTCCTCCGAGGCCGCCAGCACAGGG GGAGCGGCTCCGGGGCGCTCTGAGTCCTTGGCGACCGTCACCGTGCAGTGTGCCCTCACCCTGAGCCTGACGGCCCCGAGAGGAGCTGACCTGTCCAGTCTGCGGGCCCTGATGAGCCAGGCCCTGCCCCCCCACGCCCAGCGTGCCCAGCTCAG TTACCAAGACCCCAGCGAGGATGGGCGCTGGGTGCCCCTCTCTGGGGAGGAGGCACTGCAGAGAGCCTGGCGGGACGCGGCCGGCCCTGGGGGTCTGCAGCTGCAGTGCCGG GGAGTGGGCGGCCGGCCGGTCCTCTACCAGGTGGTGGCCCAGCACGTCTATTCTGCCCAGAGGCCCGAGGATCTGGCCTTGCAGCCAGGAGACACCGTGGATGTCCTGTGTGAAG TGGACCAGGCGTGGCTGGAGGGCCACTGTGACGGCCACATTGGCATCTTCCCCAAGAGTTTCACTGTCCCAGCTGCGCGGCGCGCCTGA
- the NOXA1 gene encoding NADPH oxidase activator 1 isoform X13: MEALSDFQRTLAQLRDNTAIDYTQLGLRFKLQAWEVLFNMAAVQSQLGLWAEAACSLGDAISKGPEGARNGLDVALGQVQKQVPLQPRQVPRGEVFRPRRRHVEHLEPVDFLGKAKVLASALPTDSHGVAPPQPQALDVRGEARPRAAARSGLCRPTFQEALPVGEAWERGPLPSRARDTAPGRADTPCSPRTPTDTEMEVSSGQARQHDRGTLVTHKSAHGEHAGQQLPSGLLAAGGPSPGSSSEAASTGGAAPGRSESLATVTVQCALTLSLTAPRGADLSSLRALMSQALPPHAQRAQLSYQDPSEDGRWVPLSGEEALQRAWRDAAGPGGLQLQCRGVGGRPVLYQVVAQHVYSAQRPEDLALQPGDTVDVLCEVDQAWLEGHCDGHIGIFPKSFTVPAARRA; the protein is encoded by the exons ATGGAGGCCCTGTCCGACTTTCAGCGCACCCTGGCCCAGCTGAGGGACAACACCGCCATCGACTACACCCAGCTGGGCCTGCGGTTCAAGCTGCAAGCCTGGGAG gtGCTGTTCAACATGGCTGCGGTGCAGAGCCAGCTGGGGCTCTGGGCAGAGGCTGCCTGCAGCCTGGGGGACGCCATCTCCAAGGGGCCGGAAGGGGCCCGCAACGGCCTGGACGTCGCCCTGGGCCAAGTGCAG AAGCAGGTCCCCCTGCAGCCTCGGCAGGTCCCCAGGGGTGAGGTCTTCCGGCCCCGTAGGCGGCACGTGGagcacctggagcctgtggaTTTCCTGGGCAAGGCCAAG GTGCTGGCCTCCGCCCTCCCCACCGACTCCCACGGGGTCGCCCCGCCGCAGCCACAG GCTCTGGACGTGCGTGGTGAAGCCAGGCCTCGGGCTGCTGCACG CTCGGGGCTCTGCAGGCCCACCTTTCAGGAGGCCTTGCCCGTGGGTGAGGCCTGGGAACGAgggcccctcccctccagggcccGTGACACTGCCCCCGGCAGAGCTGACACCCCCTGCAGCCCCAGGACACCTACTGACACGGAGATGGAGGTCAGCTCCGGCCAGGCTAGGCAGCACGACCGTGGCACGCTGGTCACCCACAAG AGTGCCCACGGGGAACACGCTGGCCAGCAGCTTCCTTCAG GGCTGCTGGCAGCCGGGGGGCCCAGCCCTGGCTCCTCCTCCGAGGCCGCCAGCACAGGG GGAGCGGCTCCGGGGCGCTCTGAGTCCTTGGCGACCGTCACCGTGCAGTGTGCCCTCACCCTGAGCCTGACGGCCCCGAGAGGAGCTGACCTGTCCAGTCTGCGGGCCCTGATGAGCCAGGCCCTGCCCCCCCACGCCCAGCGTGCCCAGCTCAG TTACCAAGACCCCAGCGAGGATGGGCGCTGGGTGCCCCTCTCTGGGGAGGAGGCACTGCAGAGAGCCTGGCGGGACGCGGCCGGCCCTGGGGGTCTGCAGCTGCAGTGCCGG GGAGTGGGCGGCCGGCCGGTCCTCTACCAGGTGGTGGCCCAGCACGTCTATTCTGCCCAGAGGCCCGAGGATCTGGCCTTGCAGCCAGGAGACACCGTGGATGTCCTGTGTGAAG TGGACCAGGCGTGGCTGGAGGGCCACTGTGACGGCCACATTGGCATCTTCCCCAAGAGTTTCACTGTCCCAGCTGCGCGGCGCGCCTGA